The following coding sequences lie in one Cupriavidus sp. WKF15 genomic window:
- a CDS encoding PLP-dependent aminotransferase family protein, whose product MLTLDLTRSRRAGETLTEQIVAGIAALVDRRALRAGSPLPSVRRFAQQHGISTFTVAEAYGRLTALGYLAARAGSGYTVAHRHAPAGGARTPQWEAPGLNAAWLLSDVFADHSVPIKAGAGWLPGDWLNEEGLHQAMRAAARVPAAQVSGYGHPYGYAPLREHIAAGLGQYGIPVQAQQVVLTQGATQALDLVVRTLLRAGDTVLVEAPCYCNLLQILRLAGLRVVGVPRTAAGLDTDALEDAIRSHAPRALFVNTVLQNPTGASLTSMNAFRVLQLAEQHRLLVVEDDIYRELAPAGSPMLAAMDGLSQVVYVNGFSKTITPSLRVGYLAASADLAKAFARTKMAVGLTSSEVTERLVYSVLTSGHYGRHVAALAERLRAQQDRVTEKMETHGLEVLLRPEGGMFAWARVRDARPDGVPMTGNRLATLALEHGIWLAPGSYFEPEETDSPWIRFNVATGDAPQLWEFFESLTGRQPTVRAA is encoded by the coding sequence ATGCTGACCCTTGACCTGACCCGCAGCCGCCGCGCAGGCGAAACCCTGACCGAACAGATCGTGGCCGGCATTGCCGCGCTGGTGGACCGCCGCGCGCTGCGCGCCGGCTCGCCGCTGCCGTCTGTGCGCCGCTTTGCCCAGCAGCACGGCATCAGCACCTTCACGGTTGCCGAGGCCTACGGCCGGCTCACCGCGCTGGGCTATCTGGCCGCGCGCGCCGGTTCCGGCTACACCGTGGCCCATCGCCACGCGCCGGCCGGTGGCGCGCGCACGCCGCAATGGGAAGCGCCCGGGCTCAATGCGGCGTGGCTGCTGTCGGACGTGTTCGCGGATCACTCGGTGCCGATCAAGGCCGGTGCCGGCTGGCTGCCGGGCGACTGGCTCAACGAGGAAGGCCTGCATCAGGCCATGCGCGCCGCGGCGCGCGTACCGGCCGCACAGGTCTCGGGCTACGGCCATCCCTATGGCTATGCGCCGCTGCGTGAGCATATTGCAGCCGGTCTCGGCCAGTACGGCATCCCGGTGCAGGCACAACAGGTGGTGCTGACCCAGGGTGCCACGCAGGCGCTGGACCTCGTCGTGCGCACGCTGCTGCGCGCGGGCGACACCGTGCTGGTCGAAGCGCCCTGTTACTGCAACCTGCTGCAGATCCTGCGGCTCGCCGGGTTGCGCGTGGTGGGGGTGCCGCGCACTGCGGCCGGCCTCGATACCGATGCGCTGGAAGACGCCATCCGCAGCCACGCTCCGCGCGCGCTCTTCGTCAATACCGTGCTGCAGAACCCCACCGGCGCCAGCCTGACCAGCATGAACGCGTTTCGCGTACTGCAGCTCGCCGAGCAGCACCGGCTGCTGGTGGTGGAAGACGATATCTACCGCGAACTCGCGCCCGCCGGCTCGCCCATGCTGGCCGCCATGGACGGGCTGTCGCAGGTGGTCTATGTCAACGGCTTTTCCAAGACCATCACGCCTTCGCTGCGAGTGGGCTATCTGGCCGCCAGCGCGGACCTGGCCAAGGCCTTTGCGCGGACCAAGATGGCGGTCGGGCTGACGTCTTCGGAAGTGACGGAGCGGCTGGTGTATTCAGTACTCACCAGCGGGCACTATGGCCGCCACGTGGCGGCGCTGGCCGAACGCCTGCGCGCCCAGCAGGACCGCGTGACAGAGAAGATGGAAACGCACGGCCTGGAAGTCCTGCTGCGGCCGGAAGGCGGCATGTTCGCGTGGGCCCGTGTACGCGATGCGCGGCCTGATGGCGTGCCGATGACCGGCAACCGGCTCGCCACGCTGGCGCTCGAACATGGCATCTGGCTGGCACCAGGATCCTATTTCGAGCCTGAGGAAACGGATTCGCCGTGGATCCGTTTCAATGTGGCAACCGGTGACGCGCCACAGTTGTGGGAGTTCTTTGAAAGCCTCACGGGCCGGCAGCCGACGGTACGCGCGGCCTGA
- a CDS encoding aspartate aminotransferase family protein encodes MDAAKTVIPDLDALWMPFTANRQYKAAPRLLASASGMYYTTHDGHQILDGCAGLWCVAAGHCRKEIAEAVARQAATLDYAPPFQMGHPLSFEAATKVAAIMPQGLDRIFFTNSGSESVDTALKIALAYHRARGEGQRTRFIGRERGYHGVGFGGMAVGGIGPNRKAFSANLMPGTDHLPATLNIAEAAFSKGQPQWGAHLADELERIVALHDPSTIAAVIVEPLAGSAGVLVPPVGYLEKLRAITSKHGILLIFDEVITAFGRLGAATAAERFKVTPDLITMAKAINNAAVPMGAVAVRREVHDTVINSAAPGAIELAHGYTYSGHPLAAAAAVATLDLYQRENLFGRAAELSPVFEAAAHSVREAPHVKDIRNLGMVAGIELEPRPGQPGARGYEAFLKCLERGVLVRYTGDILAFSPPLIISEAQIAELFETVKQALREVQ; translated from the coding sequence ATGGACGCCGCCAAGACCGTGATTCCCGATCTCGATGCCCTGTGGATGCCCTTTACCGCGAACCGCCAGTACAAGGCGGCGCCGCGACTGCTGGCCTCGGCCAGCGGCATGTACTACACGACCCACGACGGACACCAGATCCTGGACGGTTGCGCGGGCCTCTGGTGCGTGGCTGCCGGCCACTGCCGCAAGGAGATTGCCGAGGCCGTGGCGCGCCAGGCCGCTACGCTGGACTACGCGCCGCCGTTCCAGATGGGCCATCCGCTGTCGTTCGAAGCGGCCACCAAGGTGGCGGCCATCATGCCGCAGGGGCTGGATCGCATCTTCTTCACCAATTCCGGCTCGGAGTCGGTCGATACCGCGCTGAAGATCGCGCTTGCCTACCACCGCGCGCGCGGCGAGGGCCAGCGCACTCGTTTCATCGGACGCGAGCGCGGCTACCACGGCGTGGGCTTCGGCGGCATGGCGGTGGGCGGCATCGGGCCGAACCGCAAGGCGTTCTCCGCCAACCTGATGCCCGGTACCGACCACCTGCCTGCCACCCTGAACATCGCCGAAGCGGCGTTCTCGAAGGGCCAGCCGCAATGGGGCGCGCACCTCGCCGACGAACTCGAGCGCATCGTCGCGCTGCATGACCCGTCGACCATCGCCGCCGTCATCGTCGAGCCGCTGGCCGGTTCCGCCGGTGTGCTGGTGCCGCCGGTCGGCTACCTGGAAAAGCTGCGCGCAATCACGAGCAAGCACGGCATCCTGCTGATCTTCGACGAGGTCATCACCGCGTTCGGCCGCCTGGGCGCCGCCACCGCGGCGGAGCGCTTCAAGGTCACGCCGGACCTGATCACCATGGCCAAGGCCATCAACAACGCCGCCGTGCCGATGGGCGCCGTGGCCGTGCGCCGCGAAGTGCATGACACCGTGATCAACTCGGCCGCGCCGGGCGCGATCGAGCTGGCGCATGGCTACACTTACTCGGGCCACCCGCTGGCCGCCGCCGCCGCGGTCGCCACGCTGGACCTGTACCAGCGCGAGAACCTGTTCGGCCGTGCCGCCGAGCTGTCGCCGGTGTTCGAAGCCGCCGCGCACAGCGTACGCGAGGCGCCGCACGTGAAGGACATCCGCAACCTCGGCATGGTCGCCGGCATCGAACTGGAGCCGCGTCCCGGCCAGCCCGGCGCGCGTGGCTACGAAGCCTTCCTCAAGTGCCTGGAGCGCGGCGTGCTGGTGCGCTACACCGGCGACATCCTTGCGTTCTCGCCGCCGCTGATCATCAGCGAGGCGCAGATCGCCGAGCTGTTCGAAACCGTCAAGCAGGCGCTGCGGGAAGTGCAATAA
- a CDS encoding CoA-acylating methylmalonate-semialdehyde dehydrogenase, whose translation MNIAENRQIAEIRHYIGGTVRQGASARFADVFNPATGEVAARVALGSAQDVSDAVAAAKAAFPAWADTPPLRRARILFRFKELLDQHHDDLAALITREHGKVFSDAKGEVTRGIEVVEFACGIPNLLKTDFTDNVGGGIDNWNLRQPLGVVAGITPFNFPVMVPMWMFPVALACGNTFVLKPSERDPSPSLLIADLLKQAGLPDGVFNVVQGDKAAVDALLAHPDVQALSFVGSTPIAEYIYTEGTRHGKRVQALGGAKNHLVVMPDADLDQAVDALVGAAYGSAGERCMAISVAVAVGGVADKLVPRLAERAAALKIRNGMEADAEMGPLVTGAHKAKVEGYIEKGVQEGAKLVTDGRGHKVAGHENGFYVGGTLFDHVTPDMTIYKEEIFGPVLSVVRVHDFAEAVALINAHEYGNGVSCYTSDGGIARAFARQIQVGMVGINVPIPVPMAWHSFGGWKRSLFGDHHAYGEEGVRFYTRYKSVMQRWPDSIAKGAEFTMPVAK comes from the coding sequence GTGAACATCGCAGAGAACCGGCAGATCGCCGAAATCCGCCACTACATCGGTGGCACGGTCCGGCAGGGCGCGTCCGCGCGCTTTGCCGATGTCTTCAACCCGGCCACCGGCGAGGTGGCCGCACGCGTGGCGCTGGGCTCGGCGCAGGACGTATCCGATGCCGTCGCGGCGGCGAAGGCCGCGTTCCCGGCCTGGGCCGACACACCGCCGCTGCGCCGCGCGCGCATCCTGTTCAGGTTCAAGGAGTTGCTCGACCAGCACCACGACGACCTGGCCGCGCTGATCACGCGCGAGCACGGCAAGGTGTTCAGCGACGCCAAGGGCGAAGTCACGCGCGGCATCGAGGTGGTGGAGTTCGCGTGCGGCATCCCGAACCTGCTCAAGACCGATTTCACCGACAACGTCGGCGGCGGCATCGACAACTGGAACCTGCGCCAGCCGCTCGGCGTGGTGGCCGGCATCACGCCCTTCAACTTCCCGGTGATGGTGCCGATGTGGATGTTCCCGGTGGCGTTGGCCTGCGGCAATACCTTCGTGCTCAAGCCGTCCGAGCGCGATCCGTCGCCGAGCCTGCTGATTGCCGACCTGCTCAAGCAGGCCGGCTTACCCGATGGCGTGTTCAACGTCGTGCAGGGCGACAAGGCCGCCGTTGACGCGCTGCTCGCCCACCCGGACGTGCAGGCGCTGTCGTTCGTGGGCTCGACGCCGATTGCGGAATACATCTACACGGAAGGCACCAGGCACGGCAAGCGTGTACAGGCGCTTGGCGGCGCCAAGAACCACCTGGTGGTGATGCCCGATGCGGATCTGGATCAGGCCGTGGATGCACTGGTCGGCGCGGCCTACGGCTCGGCCGGCGAGCGCTGCATGGCGATCTCGGTCGCGGTGGCCGTGGGCGGCGTGGCCGACAAGCTCGTGCCGCGCCTGGCCGAACGCGCCGCCGCGCTGAAGATCCGCAACGGCATGGAGGCCGACGCCGAGATGGGCCCGCTCGTAACCGGCGCGCACAAGGCGAAGGTGGAGGGCTATATCGAGAAGGGCGTGCAGGAGGGCGCCAAGCTCGTGACCGATGGCCGCGGCCACAAGGTCGCGGGCCACGAGAACGGCTTCTATGTGGGCGGCACGCTGTTCGACCACGTCACGCCGGACATGACGATCTACAAGGAAGAGATCTTTGGCCCGGTGCTGTCGGTGGTGCGCGTGCACGACTTTGCCGAAGCGGTGGCGCTGATCAATGCGCACGAGTATGGCAATGGCGTGTCGTGCTACACCAGCGACGGCGGCATCGCGCGCGCGTTCGCGCGCCAGATCCAGGTGGGCATGGTGGGCATCAACGTGCCGATCCCGGTGCCGATGGCATGGCATTCGTTCGGCGGCTGGAAGCGCTCGCTGTTCGGCGACCATCACGCCTACGGCGAAGAGGGCGTGCGCTTCTACACGCGCTACAAGAGCGTGATGCAGCGCTGGCCGGACTCGATCGCGAAGGGCGCCGAGTTCACGATGCCGGTGGCGAAGTAA
- a CDS encoding amino acid permease: protein MSLFRTKNIDAMLAVAHDDGLKKVLGPIDLVMMGIGAIIGTGIFVLTGTGALTAGPALTVSFVIAAMACGFAALCYAEFASAIPVSGSIYTYSYATLGEIIAWMIGWDLLLEYGLATSAVSVGWSGYFQSLVAGFGLKLPAALTAAPGAVPGVETMVNLPAMLIMLAITWVVSYGVKESARLNNVMVAIKVSVVLLFIAVGVWHVKPLNWQPFAPFGMSGVFNAAALVFFAFIGFDAVTSAAEEVRNPSRDLPVGIIGSLAVCTVLYVVVAAIMTGIVPFAKFAGVDHPVSLALQFAGQNWVAGFVDLGAILGMTTVILVMTYGQTRIIFAMSRDGLLPERLSSVHPVHATPYFATWTVGIVFAAIAGFVPLNVLAELINIGTLAAFTLISIAVLVLRRTRPDLPRAFRCPGVPVVPLLSAGFCLFLMAHLQVLTWIAFLVWLAIGLAIYFLYARRNAVLHNHGG, encoded by the coding sequence ATGAGTCTGTTCCGCACCAAGAATATCGACGCCATGCTCGCCGTGGCGCATGACGACGGCCTGAAGAAGGTGCTTGGCCCGATCGATCTCGTGATGATGGGCATCGGCGCCATCATCGGCACCGGCATCTTCGTGCTGACCGGCACCGGCGCGCTGACTGCCGGGCCGGCGCTGACGGTGTCGTTCGTGATTGCCGCCATGGCGTGCGGGTTTGCCGCGCTCTGCTATGCCGAGTTCGCCTCGGCCATTCCCGTATCGGGATCGATCTATACCTACAGCTACGCCACGCTCGGCGAGATCATTGCGTGGATGATCGGTTGGGACCTGCTGCTTGAGTACGGGCTCGCCACGTCGGCGGTGTCGGTGGGTTGGTCGGGCTACTTCCAGTCGCTCGTGGCCGGCTTCGGGCTGAAGCTGCCGGCGGCGCTTACGGCAGCGCCGGGCGCCGTGCCCGGTGTCGAGACCATGGTGAACCTGCCAGCCATGCTGATCATGCTGGCGATCACATGGGTAGTGTCGTATGGCGTGAAGGAATCGGCGCGCCTGAACAACGTGATGGTGGCGATCAAGGTCAGCGTGGTGCTGTTGTTTATCGCCGTGGGCGTGTGGCACGTGAAGCCGCTGAACTGGCAGCCGTTCGCGCCATTCGGCATGAGCGGCGTGTTCAATGCGGCGGCGCTGGTGTTCTTCGCGTTCATCGGCTTCGACGCCGTGACCTCGGCGGCGGAAGAAGTACGAAACCCGAGCCGCGACCTGCCCGTCGGCATCATCGGCTCGCTGGCGGTCTGCACGGTGCTGTACGTGGTGGTGGCCGCGATCATGACCGGCATCGTGCCGTTCGCCAAATTCGCGGGCGTGGACCACCCCGTGTCGCTGGCGCTGCAGTTCGCGGGGCAGAACTGGGTGGCGGGCTTTGTCGACCTGGGGGCCATCCTCGGCATGACCACGGTGATCCTGGTGATGACCTACGGCCAGACCCGCATCATCTTCGCGATGTCGCGCGATGGACTGCTGCCCGAGCGGCTCTCGTCGGTGCACCCCGTGCATGCCACGCCGTACTTCGCCACCTGGACGGTGGGCATCGTCTTTGCCGCGATTGCCGGCTTCGTGCCGCTCAACGTGCTGGCCGAGCTGATCAATATCGGCACGCTCGCGGCCTTCACGCTGATCTCGATCGCCGTGCTGGTGTTGCGCCGCACGCGCCCTGACCTGCCGCGCGCGTTCCGCTGCCCCGGCGTGCCCGTGGTGCCGCTGCTGTCCGCGGGCTTCTGCCTGTTCCTGATGGCCCACCTGCAGGTGCTGACGTGGATCGCGTTCCTGGTGTGGCTGGCGATCGGCCTGGCGATCTATTTCCTCTACGCGCGGCGCAACGCCGTGCTGCACAACCACGGCGGCTGA
- a CDS encoding PLP-dependent aminotransferase family protein: MKLIIDHSTGIPLTEQIIQGVKAWISSSEARPGARLPSIRQLATNNGISRFPVIEAYDRLVSQGLLDSRQGSGFYVADSPLASRSARGWSDPSLAEDLSDHILEQFNHPSSTLKLAGGFVPETWRDVEGLTQAVRAVSRNEVDSVIHYATPMGHPELRRQVLHRVRQLGIAAELPQVLITTGASQALDLVVRHLLKPGDTVFVEDPGYYNLFGLLRLHGVQLVGVPHTPSGPDPDATEALLREHKPKLFFTNSVLQNPTGSTLAPPVAFRLLELARRHGFRFVEDDIFSDFQTQFTDRLATLDQLEHVIYIGGFSKTVSASLRVGYLVADKALVKDLVDVKVLTSIAGSHFAEAVIATLLERGGYRKYVERLRLRVRESSANAVRQLTACGWEVFCEPAGGNFLWARPPGVEDSRELVTLGEQFGVTLAPGNYFRPGGETSAWIRINTAYVNEPRAVAFLREAAARA, translated from the coding sequence ATGAAGCTGATCATTGACCACTCCACGGGCATCCCCCTGACCGAGCAGATCATCCAGGGGGTGAAGGCATGGATCAGCTCGAGCGAGGCGCGCCCCGGCGCGCGGCTGCCGTCGATCCGGCAACTGGCGACCAACAACGGCATCAGCCGCTTCCCGGTGATCGAAGCCTATGACCGGCTGGTGTCGCAGGGGCTGCTGGATTCGCGCCAGGGCTCCGGCTTCTACGTCGCGGACAGCCCGCTTGCCAGCCGGTCCGCACGTGGCTGGTCCGACCCCAGCCTGGCCGAGGACCTGTCCGACCATATCCTGGAGCAGTTCAACCACCCCAGCAGCACGCTCAAGCTGGCTGGCGGTTTCGTGCCTGAAACCTGGCGTGATGTGGAGGGGCTGACGCAGGCCGTCCGCGCGGTCTCGCGCAACGAGGTCGACAGCGTGATCCACTACGCGACGCCGATGGGGCACCCCGAGCTGCGCAGGCAGGTGCTTCACCGCGTACGGCAGCTCGGCATCGCGGCGGAGCTGCCGCAGGTGTTGATCACTACCGGTGCCAGCCAGGCCCTGGACCTGGTGGTGCGGCACCTGCTCAAGCCTGGCGATACCGTGTTCGTGGAAGACCCGGGCTACTACAACCTGTTCGGCCTGCTGCGCCTGCATGGCGTGCAGCTGGTGGGCGTGCCGCATACACCTTCCGGCCCGGATCCGGATGCCACGGAAGCGCTGCTGCGCGAGCACAAGCCAAAGCTCTTCTTCACCAACAGCGTGCTGCAGAACCCGACTGGCTCCACGCTGGCGCCGCCGGTCGCCTTCCGCCTGCTGGAACTGGCCCGCAGGCACGGCTTCCGCTTTGTCGAGGACGACATCTTCTCGGACTTCCAGACGCAATTCACCGACCGGCTCGCCACGCTGGACCAACTCGAGCATGTGATCTACATCGGCGGGTTTTCCAAGACCGTGTCGGCGTCGCTGCGCGTCGGCTACCTGGTCGCCGACAAGGCGCTGGTGAAAGACCTGGTGGATGTGAAGGTGCTGACCAGCATAGCCGGCTCGCACTTTGCCGAGGCGGTCATCGCCACGCTGCTGGAGCGCGGCGGCTATCGCAAGTATGTAGAGCGGCTGCGCCTGCGCGTGCGCGAGTCCTCGGCCAACGCCGTGCGGCAGCTGACGGCATGCGGATGGGAAGTGTTCTGCGAACCGGCGGGCGGCAACTTCCTGTGGGCGCGCCCGCCGGGGGTAGAGGATTCGCGCGAGCTGGTCACGCTGGGCGAGCAGTTCGGCGTGACGCTGGCGCCGGGAAACTACTTCCGGCCGGGCGGCGAGACCTCGGCATGGATTCGCATCAACACCGCGTATGTCAACGAGCCCCGCGCCGTGGCCTTCCTGCGCGAGGCCGCCGCCAGGGCGTGA
- a CDS encoding DUF2917 domain-containing protein: MRELRVFELDEPEQPVSLRAGYGQNVKVTEGRVWITMEGCAADFWLQPGEVLALAEGERYWLSGEGGPARFALAAVSAPLSWRLAAGLRVLAHRWGEWKTDAFGECPRLGVR; the protein is encoded by the coding sequence ATGCGTGAACTGAGGGTATTTGAACTGGATGAACCGGAGCAGCCGGTGAGCCTGCGCGCGGGCTACGGGCAAAACGTGAAGGTGACGGAAGGCCGGGTGTGGATCACGATGGAAGGCTGTGCGGCCGACTTCTGGCTGCAGCCGGGCGAGGTCCTTGCGCTGGCCGAGGGTGAGCGTTACTGGCTGTCGGGCGAGGGCGGCCCGGCGCGCTTCGCGCTGGCCGCGGTGTCGGCGCCGCTGTCGTGGCGTCTAGCTGCCGGGCTGCGCGTACTGGCGCACCGTTGGGGCGAATGGAAGACCGATGCGTTCGGGGAATGCCCGCGGCTGGGCGTGCGGTGA
- a CDS encoding HigA family addiction module antitoxin: MAREVPLATPGEILQADWLEPLGLSQYALAKAIDVPPRRINEIVKGERAITADTAVRLAAFFGTDAQGWMNLQTYYDTEMAKEKIGAAKLAEIKRHSVSA, translated from the coding sequence ATGGCTCGCGAAGTTCCTCTGGCCACCCCTGGTGAGATCCTCCAGGCGGATTGGCTCGAACCGCTCGGCCTGTCCCAATACGCCTTGGCGAAGGCCATCGATGTGCCGCCGCGTCGCATCAACGAGATCGTCAAGGGCGAACGCGCGATCACCGCGGACACGGCAGTGCGCCTAGCGGCCTTCTTCGGCACTGATGCGCAAGGCTGGATGAACTTGCAGACCTACTACGACACCGAAATGGCGAAAGAAAAGATCGGTGCCGCCAAGCTGGCGGAAATCAAGCGGCACTCGGTCTCAGCCTGA